From Butyricimonas paravirosa, one genomic window encodes:
- a CDS encoding LytR/AlgR family response regulator transcription factor: MKCIIVDDEPIARKGIRSLIARVPELELMEMFNNASSAATYLTSHPVDLVFLDVQMPGITGIEFARNISKDTLIIFTTAYTEYALDSYEVDAVDYLVKPIEFERFQKAVNKAMNYHTLLVTGEKENIEEVENDYLFVKSERRYFKVNFEDILFIEGLKDYVILQLKDQRIITKMTLKAIHEQLPASLFFRINKSYIINTRHITSFDNNDVTIRSHEIAIGNSYRDDFFEKFVTKRGGFKKGVL, from the coding sequence ATGAAATGTATTATTGTCGACGACGAGCCGATCGCACGGAAGGGTATCCGGTCTCTTATAGCCCGGGTGCCGGAACTGGAACTGATGGAGATGTTCAATAATGCCTCCTCCGCGGCCACTTACCTAACCTCTCACCCGGTAGACCTCGTCTTTCTCGACGTACAGATGCCCGGTATCACGGGAATCGAGTTCGCCCGGAATATTTCTAAAGATACATTGATCATCTTTACAACAGCGTACACGGAATACGCGTTAGATAGTTACGAGGTGGATGCCGTGGATTATCTGGTAAAACCCATTGAATTCGAACGTTTCCAGAAAGCGGTCAACAAAGCAATGAACTATCACACTTTACTCGTCACGGGAGAAAAAGAAAACATCGAGGAAGTGGAGAATGATTACCTGTTTGTGAAATCCGAACGCCGTTATTTCAAGGTAAATTTCGAGGATATTCTTTTTATCGAGGGACTGAAAGATTACGTGATTCTCCAGTTGAAAGATCAACGGATCATTACCAAAATGACTCTCAAGGCCATACACGAACAACTTCCTGCCAGTCTGTTTTTCCGCATTAACAAATCCTATATCATCAACACCCGACACATCACCTCCTTCGACAACAACGACGTCACCATCCGCTCACACGAAATCGCCATTGGCAATAGTTACCGGGACGACTTTTTCGAGAAATTCGTGACGAAAAGAGGTGGGTTCAAAAAAGGTGTTCTTTAA
- a CDS encoding nucleotidyltransferase family protein, with protein MKRADVVEQIRKIIHEIAPTAKAILFGSEARGEARSDSDIDLLILVDGEKMSLEQEESITLPLYELELKTGVTISPIIMLKKLWENRPFKTPFYINIVNEGIVL; from the coding sequence ATGAAACGAGCTGACGTAGTAGAACAAATTAGAAAGATAATACATGAAATTGCCCCAACAGCTAAAGCTATCCTGTTTGGTTCTGAGGCTCGTGGAGAAGCTCGTTCTGATAGTGACATTGACTTGTTGATTTTAGTCGACGGAGAAAAAATGTCTCTAGAACAGGAAGAATCTATTACTCTACCTCTTTATGAACTGGAATTAAAGACAGGTGTCACGATCAGCCCTATCATAATGTTAAAAAAGCTTTGGGAAAATCGTCCATTTAAAACACCATTTTATATCAACATTGTAAATGAAGGGATCGTGTTATGA
- a CDS encoding HEPN domain-containing protein, giving the protein MKEKMDENSKNALIAYRIQRAYETLKEAEVMKRENFYNAAINRLYYACYYATVALLLKYDIQTQTHNGVKTMLGLHFVATGKLPLKIGKTFSTLFEKRHSGDYDDFAYCDEDLVNELFPQAKIFIDAITDLIKTE; this is encoded by the coding sequence ATGAAAGAAAAAATGGACGAAAATAGCAAGAATGCATTGATTGCATACAGAATACAACGAGCTTATGAAACATTGAAAGAGGCAGAGGTTATGAAACGTGAAAATTTCTATAATGCAGCCATCAATCGTTTGTATTACGCATGTTATTATGCAACCGTGGCTCTCCTATTAAAGTATGATATTCAAACACAAACTCACAATGGGGTTAAAACGATGCTCGGATTACATTTTGTCGCAACTGGCAAATTACCATTAAAAATTGGTAAAACATTCAGTACTTTATTTGAAAAAAGGCATAGTGGGGACTATGATGATTTTGCTTATTGCGATGAAGATTTAGTAAATGAATTATTTCCGCAAGCTAAAATTTTCATCGATGCTATTACTGATTTGATAAAAACAGAATAG
- the guaA gene encoding glutamine-hydrolyzing GMP synthase: protein MQEKILILDFGSQYTQLIARRVRELNVYCEIYPFNHYPALDASVKGVILSGSPFSVRDEKAPQPDLSSIKGKLPLLGVCYGAQYLAHYFGGEVKASNKREYGRANLSFVDNSCPLFKNISQHSQVWMSHGDTIEVLPSHYTVVASTSDVENAAYCIGGEETFGIQFHPEVYHSTEGTALLKNFVVDICGCKQDWTPDSFIETTVAELKEKIGEDRVILGLSGGVDSTVAAMLLHRAIGKNLTCIFVDNGLLRKNEFSDVLENYKELGLNVIGVDAGDLFLSRLAGIEDPEKKRKIIGATFVDVFDEESHKVKDAKWLGQGTIYPDVIESSSVNGPSQTIKSHHNVGGLPDYMKLKVVEPLRLLFKDEVRRVGKSLGLADKFLKRHPFPGPGLAIRILGEITKEKVRLLQEADYIYISMLQEEGLYDKVWQAGTILLPIKSVGVMGDERTYESVVALRAVESTDGMTADWCHLPYEFLAKVSNRIINNVRGINRVVYDISSKPPATIEWE from the coding sequence ATGCAAGAGAAAATTCTAATACTGGATTTCGGTTCACAGTACACGCAGTTGATAGCGAGACGCGTGCGGGAACTGAATGTCTATTGCGAGATTTACCCTTTCAATCACTACCCTGCACTTGATGCGTCCGTGAAAGGCGTGATCCTTTCGGGAAGTCCTTTTTCCGTGCGTGACGAGAAGGCCCCGCAACCGGATTTGTCTTCTATAAAAGGAAAATTACCGTTGCTGGGAGTATGTTACGGGGCTCAGTATCTGGCCCATTATTTCGGGGGTGAAGTTAAAGCCTCGAACAAGAGAGAGTACGGTCGGGCGAATTTATCATTTGTTGATAATTCTTGCCCGTTGTTCAAAAATATCAGCCAACATTCACAGGTGTGGATGTCTCACGGTGACACGATAGAGGTGTTACCCTCGCATTACACGGTGGTTGCCAGCACGTCTGACGTGGAGAATGCCGCTTACTGCATTGGGGGAGAAGAAACTTTCGGTATTCAATTCCACCCGGAGGTGTACCACAGCACGGAAGGAACCGCTTTGTTGAAGAATTTCGTGGTGGACATCTGTGGTTGTAAACAAGACTGGACACCGGATTCTTTTATCGAGACTACGGTTGCCGAATTGAAGGAAAAGATCGGCGAAGACCGTGTGATTCTTGGTTTATCGGGGGGAGTAGACTCCACGGTTGCAGCGATGTTATTACACCGGGCTATCGGTAAGAATTTGACTTGTATTTTCGTGGACAATGGTTTGTTGCGGAAAAACGAGTTCTCTGATGTGCTTGAAAATTACAAGGAACTCGGCTTGAACGTGATCGGTGTGGATGCGGGAGATCTTTTCCTTTCCCGTTTGGCAGGTATCGAAGATCCCGAGAAGAAACGTAAGATTATCGGAGCAACATTCGTGGACGTGTTCGACGAAGAGTCGCATAAAGTAAAAGATGCAAAATGGTTGGGGCAAGGTACGATTTACCCGGATGTGATTGAATCATCATCAGTGAACGGACCGTCACAGACCATCAAGTCACATCATAACGTGGGCGGTTTACCCGATTATATGAAACTGAAGGTCGTGGAGCCTTTACGTCTGTTATTCAAGGATGAAGTTCGCCGGGTAGGTAAGAGTCTTGGATTGGCGGATAAGTTTTTGAAGCGTCATCCTTTCCCCGGACCGGGTTTAGCTATTCGTATCTTAGGGGAGATCACGAAAGAGAAAGTGAGATTATTGCAGGAGGCCGACTATATTTATATTTCCATGCTTCAAGAAGAAGGTCTGTACGATAAAGTATGGCAAGCCGGAACCATCTTACTCCCGATCAAGAGTGTCGGGGTGATGGGAGACGAGCGTACTTACGAAAGTGTGGTAGCCTTGCGTGCCGTGGAATCAACGGATGGGATGACAGCCGATTGGTGTCACCTACCATACGAATTTTTGGCAAAAGTGTCTAACAGGATTATCAATAATGTCCGGGGGATTAACCGCGTTGTTTATGACATCAGCTCAAAGCCACCAGCCACGATAGAGTGGGAATAG